One Nocardia sp. BMG111209 DNA segment encodes these proteins:
- a CDS encoding RNA polymerase sigma factor: MNGSGSGDAAARRAVETAWRIEWPRLVAGLTRIVGDIGTAEELAQDALVAALEQWPREGVPPNPGGWLMLTAKHRGIDRIRRRGTLDRKLALLGHDLVIDQRTPPEQPPQDDLLRMMFTACHPVLSRPAQVALTLRMVGGLSTDEIARAYLVSESTVAQRIVRAKRTIAAKRVPYEVPAGPELAVRLDAVLEVLYLIFNEGYTATSGAAWMRTELCEDAVRLARILAGLLPREPEVHGLAALLELQASRLRARGAGPHPVLLADQDRTRWSRLYIRRGFAALGRARSLDTAQARLPGRYTLQAAIAAAHAMAPTAAETDWRRIAGLYAILAERFPSPVVELNRAVAVSMVHGPAAGLEVVDVLAKSGTLDGYHLLHAVRADLLTRLGRADEARTEFATAAALTANAAERALLLGRAGIDD, translated from the coding sequence GTGAACGGATCGGGATCCGGCGACGCCGCGGCCCGGCGCGCGGTCGAGACCGCGTGGCGGATCGAATGGCCGCGCCTGGTGGCGGGTCTGACCCGGATCGTGGGCGATATCGGCACCGCCGAGGAACTCGCGCAGGACGCCCTCGTCGCGGCCCTGGAACAGTGGCCGCGCGAGGGGGTTCCGCCGAATCCGGGTGGCTGGCTGATGCTGACCGCCAAACATCGGGGTATCGACCGGATCCGCCGCCGCGGCACCCTCGATCGCAAACTGGCGCTGCTCGGCCACGATCTGGTGATCGACCAGCGCACGCCACCCGAGCAGCCGCCCCAGGACGATCTGCTGCGGATGATGTTCACCGCCTGCCATCCGGTGCTGTCGCGTCCGGCCCAGGTGGCGCTCACGCTGCGGATGGTCGGCGGCCTGAGCACCGACGAGATCGCCCGCGCCTATCTGGTGTCGGAATCGACTGTGGCACAACGGATCGTGCGCGCCAAGCGCACCATCGCGGCGAAACGGGTGCCCTACGAGGTGCCGGCGGGACCGGAACTGGCGGTGCGGCTGGATGCCGTCCTCGAGGTGCTCTACCTGATCTTCAACGAGGGGTACACCGCGACCTCGGGTGCGGCGTGGATGCGCACCGAACTGTGCGAGGACGCCGTGCGCCTGGCCCGGATCCTGGCCGGACTGCTGCCACGCGAACCGGAGGTGCACGGCCTCGCGGCGCTGCTGGAACTCCAGGCGTCGCGGCTGCGCGCCCGCGGCGCCGGCCCGCATCCGGTCCTGCTGGCCGATCAGGATCGCACCCGCTGGAGCCGGCTGTACATCCGCCGCGGTTTCGCCGCGCTGGGCCGGGCGCGATCACTCGACACCGCACAGGCCCGGCTACCGGGCCGCTACACCCTCCAGGCCGCGATCGCCGCCGCGCACGCGATGGCCCCGACCGCGGCCGAGACGGATTGGCGGCGCATCGCCGGCCTGTACGCGATTCTGGCCGAACGGTTTCCGTCGCCGGTGGTGGAACTCAATCGGGCCGTGGCGGTTTCGATGGTGCACGGCCCGGCCGCCGGACTGGAGGTGGTGGACGTGCTCGCGAAGTCCGGCACGCTCGACGGCTACCATCTCCTGCACGCCGTCCGCGCCGACCTGCTGACCCGCCTCGGCCGCGCCGACGAGGCCCGCACCGAATTCGCCACGGCCGCAGCGCTCACCGCCAACGCGGCCGAACGCGCACTGCTGCTCGGCCGGGCCGGAATCGACGACTGA
- a CDS encoding SAM-dependent methyltransferase, protein MFDGPIDLHTDVAHPARMYDYFLGGKDSYEADRAAAEQALHDFPSVRLTARTNREFMHHATKYLVGQGIRQFLDIGTGIPTEPNLHQVAQELAPDARVVYVDNDPIVYAHARALLVSTPEGRTSYVQANAGDPEEILASPELTSTLDLSRPVAVSMMALLHFVPGDVYDIVQRLMQPLVPGSYLAMSHVTTEFDDGADDPDGMARLLQVYVDRGIPVTPRTREQVSRFFDDLELLPPGVEVIHRWRNEGIEHPPSHDKRVSLYGAVGKKL, encoded by the coding sequence GTGTTCGACGGCCCTATCGACCTGCATACCGATGTGGCGCACCCGGCTCGGATGTACGACTACTTCCTCGGTGGGAAGGACTCGTACGAAGCCGACCGGGCGGCCGCCGAGCAGGCGTTGCACGATTTCCCGTCGGTCCGGCTGACCGCGCGCACCAATCGTGAATTCATGCACCACGCCACCAAATATCTGGTGGGCCAAGGTATCCGGCAGTTCCTCGACATCGGCACCGGCATTCCCACCGAGCCGAATCTGCACCAGGTGGCGCAGGAACTCGCGCCGGACGCGCGGGTGGTGTACGTCGACAACGACCCGATCGTGTACGCACACGCGCGGGCGTTGCTGGTCAGCACGCCGGAAGGCCGCACCTCCTACGTGCAGGCGAATGCGGGCGATCCCGAAGAGATCCTCGCCTCCCCGGAATTGACGAGCACTCTGGACCTGAGTCGGCCGGTGGCGGTGTCGATGATGGCGCTGCTGCACTTCGTACCCGGCGACGTCTACGACATCGTGCAGCGGCTGATGCAGCCGCTGGTCCCGGGCTCGTATCTGGCGATGTCACACGTCACCACCGAATTCGACGACGGCGCAGACGATCCCGACGGGATGGCCCGCCTGCTGCAGGTCTACGTGGACCGCGGCATCCCGGTCACTCCCCGCACCCGCGAACAGGTTTCCCGGTTCTTCGACGACCTGGAACTGCTCCCCCCGGGTGTCGAGGTCATCCACCGCTGGCGCAACGAGGGCATCGAGCATCCGCCGAGCCACGACAAGCGCGTCTCGCTGTACGGCGCCGTCGGCAAGAAGCTCTGA
- a CDS encoding pyridoxamine 5'-phosphate oxidase family protein, producing the protein MSGEPHTELGDLLTTFAFTYLITTNPDAQPHVVGAVVVPDGYALRIDHTGPTTRRNIDVNPAVTLLCPPPRAGARSLIIDGKAEYHGDTVTVTPTAAILHRDNPLRPPGQRCGDECRRLSLTPPDAAAP; encoded by the coding sequence ATGAGTGGGGAGCCACACACCGAACTCGGTGACCTGCTGACCACCTTCGCGTTCACCTACCTGATCACCACGAATCCGGACGCACAGCCGCACGTGGTCGGGGCCGTCGTCGTGCCGGACGGATACGCGCTGCGTATCGACCACACCGGCCCCACCACGCGCCGCAACATCGACGTCAATCCGGCCGTCACACTGCTGTGCCCACCGCCGCGCGCCGGCGCCCGCAGCCTCATCATCGACGGCAAGGCCGAATATCACGGCGACACCGTGACGGTGACGCCGACGGCGGCAATCCTGCACCGCGACAACCCGTTACGGCCACCCGGCCAGCGCTGCGGCGACGAGTGCCGCCGACTGTCGCTGACTCCGCCGGACGCGGCGGCACCCTGA
- a CDS encoding bifunctional 3'-5' exonuclease/DNA polymerase, protein MRWAVAEAGQGGARLCPLGGDGRAAGPVVRESSFEEAVRSRPEVERWVWRSTAVYRRLLAAGVRVERCYDVEAAEALLIGHEEGQSGQARSLPAAWARLHGRPVPPDAPLRAADTEPALFDSGPVPLPPGTDELTALLEVYAGQVARTAATAHPERMRMLIAAESAGMLVAAEMSRAGVPWRADIHRELLDSLLGERIPGGGEPRRMAELADEVSRAFGPGIRVRPDLPQDIVKAFARAGIALSSTRKWELQKIDHPAVAPLLAYKSLYRLHTANGWAWIDQWVHEGRFRPEYLPGGTVTGRWTTNGGGALQIPKIVRQAVRADPGWRLVVADADQMEPRVLAAISRDPGLMEVAGRAEDLYADLAARAFGGDRDRAKVALLGAVYGQTSGDALTHMAELRRRYPAAIAYVDDAAAAGEEGRLVRTWLGRTCPPAAAFERADDEEPRAGSSPKARARGRFTRNFVVQGSAAEWALLVLAGLRQAMYGAGLRAEMVFFQHDEVIVHCPAEEAATVAATITEAADTAGRLAFGPTPVRFPFTTAVVENYGDAK, encoded by the coding sequence ATGCGATGGGCGGTGGCGGAGGCAGGGCAGGGCGGAGCGCGGTTGTGCCCGCTCGGCGGCGACGGCCGTGCCGCGGGGCCGGTGGTCCGCGAATCCTCGTTCGAGGAGGCGGTGCGGTCGCGGCCGGAGGTCGAGCGGTGGGTCTGGCGGTCCACCGCCGTCTATCGGCGGCTTCTCGCGGCCGGGGTGCGGGTGGAACGCTGTTACGACGTGGAGGCCGCCGAGGCGTTGCTGATCGGGCACGAGGAGGGCCAGTCCGGGCAGGCGCGGTCCCTGCCCGCCGCCTGGGCCCGGCTGCACGGCCGTCCCGTCCCGCCGGACGCTCCCCTGCGCGCCGCCGACACCGAGCCGGCCCTGTTCGATTCGGGCCCGGTGCCGCTGCCACCCGGCACCGACGAGTTGACCGCGCTGCTGGAGGTCTACGCCGGACAGGTGGCCCGCACCGCCGCCACCGCGCATCCCGAACGCATGCGGATGCTGATCGCGGCCGAGTCGGCGGGCATGCTGGTCGCCGCCGAGATGTCGCGCGCGGGAGTGCCGTGGCGCGCCGACATCCATCGCGAACTGCTCGATTCCCTTCTGGGCGAACGCATTCCCGGCGGCGGCGAACCGCGCCGGATGGCCGAACTGGCGGACGAGGTGTCGCGCGCGTTCGGGCCGGGCATCCGGGTGCGGCCCGATCTGCCCCAGGACATCGTCAAGGCGTTCGCGCGCGCCGGAATCGCGTTGTCCTCCACCAGGAAATGGGAACTGCAGAAGATCGATCACCCCGCGGTGGCGCCGCTGCTGGCCTACAAATCGCTGTATCGTCTGCACACCGCCAACGGCTGGGCCTGGATCGACCAGTGGGTGCACGAGGGCCGTTTCCGGCCCGAATACCTGCCCGGCGGCACGGTCACCGGCCGCTGGACCACCAACGGCGGTGGCGCCCTGCAGATTCCGAAGATCGTCCGGCAGGCGGTCCGCGCGGATCCGGGCTGGCGGCTGGTGGTCGCCGACGCGGATCAGATGGAACCCCGGGTGCTCGCGGCCATCTCCCGCGATCCGGGCCTGATGGAGGTGGCCGGCCGCGCCGAGGATCTGTACGCCGATCTGGCGGCCCGCGCCTTCGGTGGCGACCGCGACCGCGCCAAAGTGGCACTGCTGGGCGCCGTCTACGGCCAGACCTCCGGGGACGCGCTCACCCATATGGCGGAACTGCGCCGCCGCTACCCCGCCGCGATCGCCTACGTCGACGATGCCGCCGCCGCGGGTGAGGAGGGCCGGCTCGTGCGCACCTGGCTGGGCCGCACCTGTCCACCGGCCGCCGCCTTCGAACGCGCCGACGACGAGGAACCGCGGGCCGGCAGTTCGCCGAAGGCCAGGGCGCGCGGCCGTTTCACCCGTAACTTCGTCGTCCAGGGCAGCGCCGCCGAATGGGCGCTGCTGGTACTGGCCGGGCTGCGGCAGGCCATGTACGGCGCCGGACTGCGCGCCGAAATGGTCTTCTTCCAGCACGACGAGGTGATCGTGCACTGCCCGGCAGAGGAGGCCGCGACCGTCGCCGCGACGATCACCGAGGCGGCGGACACCGCGGGCCGGCTGGCCTTCGGGCCGACGCCGGTGCGGTTCCCGTTCACCACCGCGGTGGTCGAGAACTACGGCGACGCGAAGTGA
- a CDS encoding nucleobase:cation symporter-2 family protein yields MRNPLRSVRVRPVTGETADPVDEMLPVGKLLALGTQHMLAAYAGIIAPPFIIGTALHLPTADLIFLISASLLASGLTTLLQTIGIWKIGVKLPLVQGVSFSGIASMIAIGKSHAGGAAAMQVIVGAVIVAAAVMFFAAPLYSKLLRFFPPLVMGAVVTVIGISLIPISIGWLQGDQGSKDFGSAKNVFIGLLTLLLTLVIVTYVPGFTKRVGMLVAMVIGTLVAMPLGMVDFSKLGSARVFAVPGLFHFGAPHFEPAAIVSMAIVMLVIMTEATADMLAIGHIVDRPVSPADVANGLRADCLGSVISGGLNGFQASAYGQNIGLLVMSRVKSRFAVAACGLILVVLALFPIVAAVVAIVPLPVLGGAGIAIFGLVAVNGLQTLSTVDFHDEQQGAINALIVAATLTMGILPIAAPNFYAHFPSWIQTVFGSGIASGAITAIVLNLLFNELKIGRRRAPAETTDSPAVSA; encoded by the coding sequence ATGAGAAATCCCCTGCGTTCGGTCCGGGTCCGGCCGGTGACCGGCGAGACCGCCGACCCCGTCGACGAGATGCTGCCCGTCGGCAAACTGCTGGCGCTGGGCACCCAGCACATGCTCGCGGCCTACGCCGGCATCATCGCGCCGCCGTTCATCATCGGCACCGCGCTGCACCTGCCGACCGCGGATCTGATCTTCCTGATCAGCGCGAGTCTGCTGGCCTCGGGACTCACCACCCTGCTGCAGACGATCGGCATCTGGAAGATCGGCGTCAAACTACCTCTGGTGCAGGGTGTTTCGTTCTCCGGCATCGCCTCGATGATCGCCATCGGCAAGAGTCACGCCGGCGGCGCGGCGGCGATGCAGGTGATCGTCGGCGCGGTGATCGTGGCCGCCGCGGTGATGTTCTTCGCGGCCCCGTTGTACAGCAAGCTGTTACGGTTCTTCCCGCCGCTGGTGATGGGTGCGGTGGTGACGGTGATCGGGATCAGCCTGATCCCCATCTCGATCGGCTGGTTGCAGGGCGATCAGGGCAGCAAGGACTTCGGCTCGGCGAAGAACGTCTTCATCGGCCTGCTGACACTGCTGCTCACGCTCGTGATCGTCACGTACGTACCGGGTTTCACCAAGCGGGTCGGGATGCTGGTGGCGATGGTGATCGGCACCCTGGTCGCGATGCCGCTGGGCATGGTCGACTTCTCGAAGCTGGGCTCCGCGCGGGTGTTCGCGGTGCCGGGGCTGTTCCATTTCGGCGCACCGCATTTCGAGCCCGCGGCGATCGTGTCGATGGCGATCGTGATGCTCGTTATCATGACGGAGGCGACCGCCGACATGCTCGCGATCGGCCACATCGTCGACCGTCCGGTCTCGCCGGCCGATGTCGCGAACGGCCTGCGCGCGGACTGCCTGGGCTCGGTGATCAGCGGCGGCCTCAACGGTTTCCAGGCCAGCGCCTACGGCCAGAACATCGGCCTGCTGGTGATGAGCCGGGTCAAGAGCCGGTTCGCGGTCGCCGCGTGCGGGCTGATCCTCGTCGTGCTGGCGCTGTTCCCGATCGTCGCGGCGGTGGTGGCGATCGTGCCGTTGCCGGTGCTCGGCGGCGCCGGTATCGCGATCTTCGGACTGGTCGCGGTCAACGGCCTGCAGACGCTGAGCACGGTGGACTTCCACGACGAGCAGCAGGGCGCCATCAACGCGCTGATCGTCGCCGCGACCCTGACCATGGGCATCCTGCCGATCGCCGCGCCGAACTTCTACGCGCACTTCCCGTCCTGGATCCAAACGGTGTTCGGTTCCGGTATCGCCTCCGGCGCGATCACGGCGATCGTGCTCAACCTGCTGTTCAACGAACTGAAGATCGGCCGCCGGCGGGCCCCCGCGGAAACCACCGACAGTCCCGCGGTGTCGGCATGA
- a CDS encoding fumarylacetoacetate hydrolase family protein produces MRFVTFDRDGGTHLGVHVADGDILDLTTGSGGDPVFGSLLSLLDGGPDALAQARKRAEAAQIGDENVCRATDVVLRSPIPRPRKNVFCVGMNYRSHVEQNARALGLPVEIPDIPLFFSKPVTAVVGPGEPIILDPRLTEKLDYEVELTMIIGRGGTWISEADAPGHIFGYTLADDVSARDLQSRTSQFFYGKGQDSYCPLGPAVVTADEIGDLAAVETELLVNGEVRQRESAGNMIFSPAAVISHLSRGITLEPGDIVTLGTPGGCGYQMTPPVFLRDGDVVECRATGIGSLVNPVTAI; encoded by the coding sequence ATGAGATTCGTGACCTTCGACCGCGACGGCGGCACCCACCTCGGCGTACACGTCGCGGACGGCGACATCCTGGATCTGACCACCGGTTCCGGCGGCGACCCGGTCTTCGGCTCGCTGCTGTCGCTGCTCGACGGCGGGCCGGACGCGCTGGCGCAGGCCCGGAAACGGGCCGAGGCGGCACAGATCGGTGACGAGAACGTCTGCCGTGCAACCGATGTCGTGCTGCGGTCGCCGATCCCCCGGCCCCGCAAGAATGTGTTCTGTGTCGGGATGAACTACCGTTCCCACGTCGAACAGAACGCGCGAGCGCTGGGCCTGCCGGTGGAGATACCCGACATCCCGCTGTTCTTCTCCAAACCGGTCACCGCGGTCGTCGGCCCGGGTGAGCCGATCATCCTCGATCCGCGCCTGACCGAGAAGCTGGACTACGAGGTCGAACTGACGATGATCATCGGCCGGGGCGGCACCTGGATCAGCGAGGCGGACGCTCCCGGGCACATCTTCGGCTACACCCTCGCCGACGACGTCTCCGCCCGCGACCTCCAGTCGCGGACCAGTCAGTTCTTCTACGGCAAGGGCCAGGACTCCTACTGCCCGCTCGGACCGGCCGTGGTCACCGCCGACGAGATCGGCGACCTCGCCGCGGTGGAGACCGAACTGCTGGTCAACGGCGAAGTGCGCCAACGGGAATCGGCGGGGAACATGATCTTCTCCCCCGCCGCGGTGATCAGCCACCTGTCCCGGGGCATCACCCTGGAACCCGGCGACATCGTCACGCTCGGCACACCCGGCGGCTGCGGCTACCAGATGACGCCGCCGGTCTTCCTGCGCGACGGCGACGTGGTGGAATGCCGGGCCACCGGTATCGGCAGCCTGGTCAACCCGGTCACCGCGATCTGA
- a CDS encoding ring-opening amidohydrolase encodes MRIGVHRLAMAHPGDVTALRALVESGEIDPGTIVATIGKTEGNGGANDFTRAYATTVLAQYLSTVRKQTPQEVEEQVAFVWSGGCEGVLSPHVTVFTREDTAAGDPDGTKRLALSVQRTRDLRPEEVGRTVAAEEVAAAVRRALDDLGCDVEDVHYVQVKGPLLTPAGIADAHTRGAEVVTTDPNRSKAYARGATALGVALALGEVAATAVTDAAIATDLTLYSNVASTSAGGELTACEVIVLANSTRATSPYRIGHATLADAIDLAGVRAALRAAGLEFDCEPGEFERGRIAAVFAKAEAPVGGLLRGQRTTMLSDADINYERHSRAAVGALIAAQTGDARIFVSGGTEHQTPPGQAPIAAIVAL; translated from the coding sequence ATGCGGATCGGTGTGCACCGGCTGGCCATGGCCCACCCCGGTGACGTGACGGCGCTGCGGGCCCTGGTCGAATCCGGGGAGATCGACCCGGGCACGATCGTGGCGACCATCGGCAAGACCGAGGGCAACGGCGGCGCCAACGATTTCACCCGCGCCTACGCGACAACGGTTCTGGCACAGTATCTCTCGACGGTGCGGAAGCAGACCCCGCAGGAGGTCGAGGAGCAGGTCGCGTTCGTGTGGTCCGGCGGCTGCGAGGGTGTGCTGTCACCCCATGTCACCGTGTTCACCCGCGAGGACACCGCGGCCGGCGACCCGGACGGGACGAAGCGGCTGGCCCTGTCGGTCCAGCGCACCCGCGACCTGCGCCCCGAGGAGGTCGGGCGGACCGTGGCGGCCGAGGAGGTCGCCGCCGCGGTCCGCCGGGCGCTGGATGACCTCGGCTGCGACGTCGAGGACGTCCACTATGTGCAGGTGAAGGGCCCGCTACTGACCCCCGCCGGTATCGCGGACGCCCACACCCGGGGCGCCGAGGTGGTCACGACCGACCCGAACCGGTCGAAGGCCTATGCCCGCGGCGCCACCGCGCTCGGCGTCGCACTGGCCCTCGGCGAGGTCGCCGCCACGGCGGTGACCGACGCGGCGATCGCCACCGACCTGACCCTGTACTCGAATGTCGCCTCCACCTCCGCCGGCGGCGAGCTGACCGCCTGCGAGGTGATCGTCCTCGCGAATTCCACGCGGGCCACCAGCCCGTACCGCATCGGCCACGCCACCTTGGCCGATGCGATCGACCTCGCCGGCGTGCGGGCCGCCCTCCGCGCCGCCGGGCTCGAATTCGACTGCGAGCCCGGCGAATTCGAGCGCGGCCGGATCGCCGCGGTGTTCGCCAAGGCGGAGGCGCCGGTCGGCGGGCTGCTGCGCGGGCAGCGGACCACCATGCTGTCGGACGCGGACATCAACTACGAGCGGCACTCCCGCGCCGCCGTGGGTGCGCTGATCGCCGCCCAGACCGGCGACGCGCGCATCTTCGTCTCGGGCGGGACGGAACACCAGACGCCGCCCGGCCAGGCGCCGATCGCGGCGATCGTGGCACTGTGA
- a CDS encoding GntR family transcriptional regulator, with product MTSPSGDHPQRAVPLRVRIRDTVRSRIFEGYYPVGTRLVERDLAAEFGVSRLPVREAVRMLIQEGLLAERSTRGAIVAELTDRDVEDLFEMRFALEVLATRLAARRAGPADIAALRALVDTAAAAVERGDAQAAHRANSDLHDEITRIAGNRFLRAALEPLQGRMHWLFRHVTDMTELVDEHRALVEAIASGDPELADAQSLHHVGKYRDQYPHTAPGEDRR from the coding sequence GTGACTTCGCCATCCGGCGACCACCCGCAGCGAGCCGTACCGCTGCGGGTCCGGATCCGGGACACGGTGCGGTCCAGGATCTTCGAGGGCTACTACCCGGTCGGCACCCGGCTGGTCGAACGGGATCTGGCCGCCGAGTTCGGTGTGTCGCGCCTGCCGGTGCGAGAGGCGGTGCGGATGCTCATCCAGGAGGGCCTGCTCGCCGAGCGGTCCACCCGTGGCGCGATCGTCGCCGAACTGACCGATCGCGATGTCGAGGATCTGTTCGAGATGCGGTTCGCCCTGGAGGTGCTGGCCACCCGGCTGGCCGCGCGGCGGGCCGGCCCGGCGGACATCGCCGCGCTGCGCGCCCTGGTCGACACGGCCGCCGCGGCGGTCGAGCGCGGCGATGCCCAGGCGGCCCACCGGGCCAACAGCGACCTGCACGACGAGATCACCCGGATCGCCGGAAATCGGTTCCTGCGCGCGGCACTCGAACCGTTGCAGGGCCGGATGCACTGGCTGTTCCGGCATGTCACCGATATGACCGAACTGGTGGACGAACACCGCGCACTGGTCGAGGCGATCGCCAGCGGCGATCCCGAACTCGCCGATGCCCAATCCCTGCACCACGTCGGCAAATACCGCGACCAATATCCGCACACCGCACCGGGAGAGGACCGCCGATGA
- a CDS encoding amidohydrolase family protein: MTDLIVAHGLVVGGTHSATAHVVVDDGRITALLDARQPVPPADRVIDATDRVVLPGGVDGHCHVAQITGPYRTLDDYALTTAAALRGGTTTILDFGIPRDATETPLAAIENKLDLARQARCDVGLHASVIDWDPTVADQLERLAALGVRSVKLYMTNRGVTMAGNDTVLKVMREMARLDGLTYVHAEHDAIVVDCTHERAAAGEIGIEHLHRTRPELAEEASVREVLAMAEYTGAPVYFVHQSTPGAVDLARAARARGLAVHSETCPHYLMLDDRVYAGRVPEWYACCPPMRSPETVAALRDRFAAGAIDTVASDHSCYDLTQKRAHRDDVRLMPHGLPGVETRMPVAFTALTDTLGSCSDPVVLQRFADLFAAAPARINAIPGKGVIAPGYDADLVVLDPAETRTVAAADLHMGSDFSPFEGMRLRGWPQVVIAAGRIVLDGNGFHDPGPVGRYLPRLGYRDRRPLVTTRDRA; this comes from the coding sequence ATGACCGACCTGATCGTCGCCCACGGGCTCGTCGTCGGCGGGACACATTCCGCCACAGCGCATGTCGTCGTCGACGACGGCCGGATCACCGCACTCCTCGATGCCCGGCAACCGGTTCCGCCGGCCGACCGCGTGATCGACGCCACGGACCGGGTCGTCCTCCCCGGCGGCGTCGACGGCCACTGCCACGTCGCCCAGATCACCGGCCCCTACCGCACTCTCGACGACTACGCGCTCACCACCGCCGCCGCGCTGCGCGGGGGCACCACCACGATCCTCGATTTCGGTATCCCGCGCGACGCGACCGAAACCCCGCTCGCGGCAATCGAGAACAAGCTCGACCTCGCCCGGCAGGCGCGCTGCGACGTGGGGCTGCACGCCTCGGTGATCGACTGGGACCCGACCGTCGCGGACCAGCTGGAACGGCTCGCCGCACTCGGCGTCCGCTCGGTGAAGCTCTACATGACCAACCGCGGCGTCACGATGGCCGGCAACGACACGGTGCTGAAGGTGATGCGCGAGATGGCCCGCCTCGACGGCCTCACCTATGTGCACGCCGAGCACGACGCGATCGTCGTCGACTGCACCCACGAGCGTGCCGCCGCCGGCGAGATCGGCATCGAGCACCTGCACCGGACCCGCCCGGAACTGGCCGAGGAGGCATCGGTCCGGGAGGTGCTGGCCATGGCCGAATACACCGGCGCGCCGGTGTATTTCGTGCACCAGTCCACCCCCGGCGCGGTGGATCTGGCCCGCGCCGCCCGTGCCCGGGGCCTGGCGGTGCACTCGGAGACCTGCCCGCACTATCTGATGCTGGACGACCGCGTGTACGCCGGGCGGGTACCCGAGTGGTACGCCTGCTGCCCGCCGATGCGCTCACCGGAAACCGTTGCCGCACTGCGTGACCGGTTCGCCGCGGGAGCCATCGACACCGTCGCGAGCGACCACTCCTGTTACGACCTCACCCAGAAACGCGCGCACCGCGACGATGTCCGCCTGATGCCGCACGGCCTGCCCGGGGTCGAGACCCGGATGCCGGTCGCGTTCACCGCCCTCACCGACACCCTCGGATCGTGCTCGGATCCCGTTGTTCTGCAACGCTTCGCCGACCTGTTCGCGGCCGCGCCGGCCCGCATCAACGCGATACCGGGCAAGGGCGTGATCGCCCCCGGCTACGACGCCGATCTGGTCGTGCTCGACCCCGCCGAAACCCGCACCGTCGCCGCCGCGGACCTGCACATGGGCAGCGATTTCAGCCCGTTCGAGGGTATGCGACTGCGCGGCTGGCCGCAGGTGGTGATCGCCGCCGGGCGAATCGTGCTCGACGGCAACGGCTTCCACGACCCCGGGCCGGTCGGCCGCTACCTGCCCCGCCTCGGCTACCGGGACCGCCGCCCACTGGTCACCACCCGGGACCGAGCGTGA
- a CDS encoding aspartate/glutamate racemase family protein, whose amino-acid sequence MTTARRPARLGMIVPSSNTCLEPTTHRMLTGRDDVTVHATRVAVTRIAVDDDSDRQFDLGAMRAAAALLATADVDLIVWNGTAGSWLGADHDRAMVADIESATGIPATTSTLACTAAYDTFGITTVGLLTPYTADVAARIAERYAEDGITVGASCALGHTDNESFARITPEELLLPSRRLAATGPDALVYLCTNMYGAPIAARVEAETGIPVLDSVAVTLWWCLRLIGAGPLDPHWGALLARPPG is encoded by the coding sequence GTGACCACCGCGCGGCGACCGGCCCGCCTGGGCATGATCGTGCCGTCGTCGAACACCTGCCTGGAACCGACCACCCACCGGATGCTCACCGGCCGTGACGATGTCACCGTCCACGCGACCCGGGTGGCGGTCACCCGCATCGCCGTCGACGACGACTCCGACCGCCAATTCGATCTCGGCGCCATGCGCGCCGCGGCCGCACTGCTGGCGACCGCCGATGTCGACCTCATCGTCTGGAACGGCACCGCGGGCTCCTGGCTCGGCGCGGACCACGACCGCGCCATGGTCGCCGACATCGAAAGCGCCACCGGCATTCCCGCGACCACCTCGACCCTCGCCTGCACCGCCGCCTACGACACGTTCGGCATCACCACGGTCGGCCTGCTCACCCCGTACACCGCCGACGTCGCCGCGCGCATCGCCGAGCGCTACGCCGAGGACGGCATCACCGTCGGGGCCTCGTGCGCGCTCGGCCACACCGACAACGAATCCTTCGCCCGCATCACCCCCGAGGAACTGCTGCTGCCCTCGCGCCGGCTGGCCGCCACCGGACCCGACGCACTGGTCTACCTGTGCACCAACATGTACGGGGCGCCGATCGCGGCCCGCGTCGAAGCCGAAACCGGCATCCCGGTCCTCGACTCCGTCGCCGTCACCCTGTGGTGGTGCCTCCGGCTGATCGGCGCCGGCCCACTCGATCCGCACTGGGGAGCACTACTCGCCCGCCCGCCCGGCTGA